The following coding sequences are from one Streptococcus sp. NPS 308 window:
- the yidD gene encoding membrane protein insertion efficiency factor YidD, translating to MKRILIAPVRFYQRFISPAFPPSCRFEPTCSNYMIQAIEKHGFKGVLMGLARILRCHPWSKIGKDPVPDHFSLKRNHK from the coding sequence AATCTTAATAGCGCCAGTACGCTTTTACCAACGCTTTATCTCACCAGCCTTTCCACCCTCTTGTCGTTTTGAGCCTACATGTTCCAACTACATGATTCAGGCTATTGAAAAACATGGCTTCAAGGGTGTTTTGATGGGCTTGGCTCGTATTCTCCGATGTCATCCTTGGTCGAAAATAGGCAAGGATCCTGTGCCAGACCACTTTTCCCTCAAACGAAATCATAAATAA
- the pepA gene encoding glutamyl aminopeptidase — protein sequence MTTLFSKIKEVTELAAISGHEAPVRTYLREKLTPHVDEVVTDGLGGIFGIKHSEATDSPRVLVASHMDEVGFMVSEIKPDGTFRVVEIGGWNPMVVSSQRFKLFTRDGREIPVISGSVPPHLTRGTGGPTMPAISDIIFDGGFADKAEAESFGIRPGDTIVPDSSAILTANEKNIISKAWDNRYGVLMVSELAQALSGQKLGNELYLGSNVQEEVGLRGAHTSTTKFDPEVFLAVDCSPAGDVYGGQGKIGDGTLIRFYDPGHLLLPDMKDFLLTTAEEAGIKYQYYCGKGGTDAGAAHLKNGGVPSTTIGVCARYIHSHQTLYAMDDFLEAQAFLQALVKKLDRSTVDLIKNY from the coding sequence ATGACAACATTATTTTCAAAAATCAAAGAAGTAACAGAGCTTGCTGCAATCTCAGGTCATGAAGCGCCTGTCCGGACTTATCTTCGTGAAAAGTTGACACCGCACGTGGATGAAGTGGTGACAGATGGCTTGGGTGGTATTTTTGGTATTAAACATTCAGAAGCTACCGATTCGCCCCGTGTTTTGGTTGCTTCTCATATGGATGAAGTTGGTTTTATGGTTAGTGAGATTAAGCCAGATGGTACCTTCCGTGTCGTTGAAATCGGTGGCTGGAACCCTATGGTGGTCAGCAGCCAACGCTTTAAACTCTTTACTCGTGACGGTCGTGAAATTCCAGTGATCTCAGGTTCTGTCCCTCCACATTTGACACGTGGAACAGGTGGACCAACCATGCCAGCTATTTCGGATATCATTTTTGATGGCGGTTTTGCGGACAAGGCTGAAGCAGAAAGTTTTGGAATCCGTCCAGGTGACACCATTGTCCCTGATAGCTCTGCTATCTTGACAGCCAATGAAAAAAATATCATCTCTAAAGCTTGGGACAATCGCTACGGTGTTCTCATGGTGAGCGAGTTAGCTCAAGCCTTGTCAGGTCAAAAACTTGGCAATGAACTCTATCTTGGCTCTAACGTCCAAGAAGAGGTTGGTCTTCGTGGCGCTCATACTTCTACAACTAAGTTTGACCCAGAAGTTTTCCTAGCAGTTGACTGTTCACCTGCTGGTGATGTCTACGGTGGCCAAGGCAAGATTGGGGATGGCACCTTGATTCGCTTCTACGATCCAGGTCACTTGCTTCTCCCAGATATGAAGGATTTCCTTTTGACAACGGCTGAAGAAGCTGGCATCAAGTACCAATACTACTGTGGAAAAGGCGGAACGGACGCTGGAGCAGCTCATCTGAAAAATGGTGGTGTCCCATCTACAACTATCGGTGTCTGTGCACGTTATATCCACTCTCACCAAACCCTCTACGCGATGGATGACTTCCTAGAAGCCCAAGCTTTCTTGCAAGCCTTGGTGAAAAAATTGGATCGTTCAACGGTTGATTTGATTAAAAATTATTAA
- a CDS encoding bacteriocin immunity protein: MAEANLESLIKDLYNHARQGLSDDLVAALLETAKKLPTTNEQLLAVRLSGLVTRELLTNPKHPAPELINLARFIKREEAKYRGTAVSAIMFGELFKML; the protein is encoded by the coding sequence ATGGCAGAAGCAAATCTAGAAAGCTTAATAAAAGACCTCTATAACCATGCCCGTCAGGGCTTGAGTGACGATTTAGTCGCTGCTCTCCTAGAGACTGCTAAGAAACTGCCTACTACAAATGAGCAGTTACTAGCAGTCCGTCTCTCAGGACTGGTCACCCGTGAATTGCTCACCAATCCCAAACACCCAGCACCTGAATTGATCAATTTGGCTCGCTTTATCAAAAGAGAAGAAGCTAAGTACAGAGGAACTGCAGTTTCTGCTATTATGTTTGGTGAACTCTTTAAAATGCTTTGA
- a CDS encoding Na/Pi cotransporter family protein yields MSINWQEILFHFLGGLGLFLYSIKTMGDGLQQAAGDRLRFYIDKYTSNPFFGVLVGIGMTALIQSSSGVTVITVGLVSAGLLTLRQAIGIVMGANIGTTVTSFIIGFKLGDYALPMLFIGAVCLFFTKNRSINNIGRIIFGVGGIFFALNLMSGAMEPLKDLQVFRDYMVELSKSPILGVFVGTGLTLLIQASSATIGILQNLYASGLIDLQGALPVLFGDNIGTTITAIIASLGANIAAKRVAGAHVAFNVIGTVICIVFLVPFTGLIQWFESALNLAPEMTIAFAHGTFNITNTIIQFPFIGALAYIVTKLIPGEDEVVKYEALYLDEQLIKQAPSIALGNAKKELLHLGNYAAKAFDLSYDYIVNLDEKLAEKGHKTEEAINTIDEKLTRYLISLSSESLSQKESEILTNILDSSRDLERIGDHAEGLINLTDYLQRKNVQFSEAALKELAEIYHATTEFIKDALDSVENNDTEKAQSLIERHKEINNMERILRKTHIKRLNKGECSTQAGVNFIDIISHYTRVSDHAMNLAEKVIAEQI; encoded by the coding sequence ATGTCCATTAATTGGCAGGAAATTTTATTTCACTTTTTAGGTGGTCTGGGACTATTTTTATATAGTATCAAGACCATGGGAGACGGTTTGCAACAAGCTGCTGGAGATCGCCTTCGTTTTTACATTGACAAATATACCAGCAATCCCTTCTTCGGTGTGCTGGTTGGTATCGGTATGACGGCGCTGATTCAATCAAGTTCTGGTGTTACAGTCATTACAGTAGGACTTGTCAGTGCAGGACTTTTGACCTTGCGTCAGGCTATCGGTATTGTCATGGGTGCCAATATTGGAACCACCGTTACATCCTTTATCATCGGTTTTAAGCTAGGAGATTACGCCTTACCTATGCTCTTTATCGGAGCAGTTTGTCTCTTCTTCACCAAGAATCGCTCCATCAATAACATTGGACGGATTATCTTTGGTGTAGGAGGTATCTTCTTCGCTCTCAATCTTATGAGCGGTGCAATGGAACCCCTAAAAGACCTGCAAGTCTTTAGAGACTACATGGTTGAACTAAGTAAGAGTCCTATTCTAGGTGTCTTTGTCGGAACTGGATTGACCCTACTCATTCAGGCTTCATCCGCCACTATCGGTATCTTACAGAATCTGTACGCAAGTGGTTTGATTGACCTACAAGGTGCCCTACCGGTCTTGTTTGGTGATAATATCGGAACGACCATTACAGCCATCATTGCTTCTCTTGGAGCCAATATCGCTGCCAAACGTGTTGCCGGTGCCCATGTCGCCTTTAACGTAATTGGTACGGTTATCTGTATTGTCTTCCTTGTACCTTTCACGGGCTTGATTCAATGGTTTGAATCGGCGCTCAATCTAGCTCCAGAAATGACCATTGCCTTTGCTCACGGAACCTTTAATATTACAAATACCATTATCCAGTTCCCATTCATCGGTGCCTTGGCTTACATTGTGACCAAGCTCATTCCTGGTGAAGATGAAGTTGTTAAATACGAGGCTCTCTACTTGGATGAACAACTCATCAAACAGGCGCCTTCTATCGCTCTAGGAAATGCCAAAAAAGAACTTCTTCACTTGGGGAACTATGCTGCAAAAGCTTTTGACCTTTCCTACGACTACATCGTTAATCTAGATGAAAAACTAGCGGAGAAAGGCCACAAGACTGAAGAAGCTATTAACACAATTGACGAAAAACTCACTCGTTACCTAATTAGCCTTTCAAGCGAATCATTGAGTCAAAAGGAAAGTGAAATCCTAACCAACATCCTCGACTCGTCTCGTGATTTGGAACGGATTGGAGACCACGCAGAAGGGTTAATCAACCTAACAGACTATCTCCAACGCAAGAATGTTCAGTTCTCTGAGGCCGCTTTGAAAGAGCTAGCTGAGATTTATCACGCTACCACTGAGTTCATCAAAGATGCCCTTGATAGTGTGGAAAACAACGATACTGAGAAAGCTCAAAGTCTAATTGAACGCCATAAAGAAATCAACAATATGGAACGCATTCTCAGAAAGACCCATATCAAACGCCTTAACAAGGGTGAGTGTTCTACACAAGCTGGAGTCAACTTTATCGACATCATTTCCCACTACACTCGTGTATCTGACCACGCCATGAACCTTGCTGAAAAGGTCATCGCTGAACAAATCTAA
- a CDS encoding endo-beta-N-acetylglucosaminidase, translating into MKDLFFEKRCRYSIRKLSIGACSLMIGSALFASPALAEQVAAPETAASTSTQATSASEMTNPETAAIEKQLEETENKVAEQPISENTPAIADLVNEKEEAKPAPTDKTEKPAQPTDKEGVKPEETPQVADNKADKPSLADVPKNEEKSLRPKEIKFDTWDDLLKWEPGAREDDPINRSSVELAKRHRGQLVNEKASRRAKVQALANTNSKAKDHASVGGEEFKAYAFDYWQYLDSMVFWEGLVPTPDVIDAGHRNGVPVYGTLFFNWSNSIADQEKFAAALKQDEDGTFPIARKLVDLAKYYGFDGYFINQETTGELVAPLGEKMRQFMLYTKEYAAKVNHPIKYAWYDAMTYKYGRYHEDGLGDYNYQFMQKEGDKVPADQFFANFNWNKEKNDHSVEMAKWLERSQYDVFAGLELQQGGSYKTKVNWDALLDENGKLRLSLGLFAPDTITSLGKTGEDYHKNEDIFFTGYQGDPTAQKPGDKEWYGIANLVADRTPAVGRTFTTSFNTGHGRKWFVDGKVSKDSEWNYRSVSGVLPTWRWWQTSTGEKLRAEYDFTDAYNGGNSLKFSGDVAGKTDQDVNLYSTKLEVTEKTKLRVAHKGGKGSKVYMAFSTTPDYKFEDAAAWKELTLSDDWKNEEFDLSSLAGKTIYAVKLFFEHEGAVKDYQFNLGQLTITDNHQAPQAPTGLSVVKQSLKNAQEAEAVVQFTGNQDADFYEVYEKDGDNWRLLTGSSASTIYLPKVSRSANATGTTQELKVVAVGKNGLRSEAATASFNWGMTVQDTTLPRPLAENIVPGATVIGSTFPNTEGGEGIEGMLNGTITSLSDKWSSGQLSGSVDIRLTQPRRVVRWVMDHAGAGGESVNDGLMNTKDFDLYYKDTDGEWKLAKEVRGNKAHVTDITLDKPITAQDWRLHVITSDNGTPWKAIRIYNWKMYETLDTESQNIPMAKVAARSLGNHQVQLGFSDVPAGATITVYDKADSQTPIATLKTETGGDLATAPLAFDKQPNLLYYRTQLPGKEISNTLAVAIPQDERKIAAVSLEKGPKKTVYKEGEKLDLRGGTLRVQYEGGQADELINLTHSGVTVSGYDAHQKGEQNLTLQYLGLPVSGDLKVQVTGQDEGKPKEVAGLYITKKPKTDYLVGDQLDLSEGRFGVLYDDETEESHAFTDQGVEITGYDAQKTGRQTLTLHYKGHTAEFDVLVSPKAAVNDEYLKQEITAAQGRQSTLAYTFSSENKQAVLVEKLNAAKAVAENHDASQEEVNKALNELKQAGADLDGNQRYQTAREELEGLLESVREKDSQDELIAQAEALLSSQTPTPQAFSDMKEKLNKKLAPAEESNHVGSMDPNEVAPTVEALPELVIETETTAFERQERPNAELLKGRRQLVQAGAEGQVRRLVEVDAQGKRILRSTEVLKEALPEITEVGTKVLSSNQPAEGVKDLVLEISKLEIEEDTVAFERQERPNASLLKGQRQLVQAGAEGQVRHFVEVDAQGKRTLRSTEVLKEAVPEITEVGTKEELDSQTTDQASLAASVKVEKSTNQLPNTGVETDASLVAMGLFGAMSAYGLLARKKKED; encoded by the coding sequence ATGAAAGATCTATTTTTTGAAAAACGTTGCCGTTACAGTATTCGTAAGCTGTCCATCGGGGCTTGTTCCTTGATGATTGGTTCAGCTCTATTTGCGAGCCCAGCTCTTGCCGAACAGGTCGCTGCCCCTGAAACAGCTGCTAGTACGAGCACTCAAGCGACAAGTGCCAGTGAAATGACTAATCCAGAAACCGCAGCCATCGAAAAACAATTAGAGGAAACTGAAAACAAAGTAGCTGAGCAACCAATTTCAGAAAACACTCCAGCAATAGCTGATTTAGTTAATGAAAAAGAAGAAGCAAAGCCAGCTCCGACAGATAAAACTGAAAAACCTGCTCAACCAACTGACAAAGAAGGAGTCAAGCCTGAGGAAACTCCTCAAGTGGCTGACAATAAAGCTGACAAACCAAGTCTAGCAGACGTTCCTAAGAATGAAGAGAAGAGTCTCCGACCAAAAGAAATCAAGTTTGATACTTGGGATGATTTGTTGAAATGGGAACCAGGTGCGCGTGAGGATGATCCCATCAATCGATCCTCAGTTGAACTCGCCAAGCGCCATAGAGGTCAGTTGGTTAACGAAAAAGCAAGCAGAAGAGCCAAAGTTCAGGCGCTAGCAAATACCAACTCAAAGGCTAAAGACCACGCTTCTGTTGGTGGAGAAGAATTCAAGGCCTACGCCTTCGATTACTGGCAATACTTGGATTCAATGGTCTTCTGGGAAGGCCTAGTCCCTACTCCAGATGTCATTGATGCAGGCCACCGTAATGGTGTGCCTGTTTATGGAACCCTCTTTTTCAACTGGTCAAACAGCATTGCTGACCAAGAGAAATTTGCAGCCGCTTTGAAGCAAGATGAGGATGGCACCTTCCCGATTGCACGTAAACTTGTTGATCTCGCTAAATACTATGGCTTTGATGGCTACTTCATCAACCAAGAAACAACGGGGGAATTGGTAGCACCTCTTGGTGAAAAAATGCGCCAATTCATGCTCTATACAAAAGAATACGCAGCTAAGGTCAACCATCCAATCAAGTATGCTTGGTACGATGCCATGACCTACAAATACGGTCGTTACCATGAAGATGGTCTAGGTGATTACAACTACCAATTCATGCAAAAGGAAGGTGACAAGGTCCCTGCAGATCAATTTTTTGCTAATTTCAACTGGAATAAGGAAAAGAATGATCACTCTGTAGAGATGGCTAAATGGCTAGAACGTAGCCAGTATGATGTCTTTGCAGGCTTAGAATTGCAACAAGGTGGTTCTTATAAAACCAAGGTCAACTGGGATGCTCTTTTAGATGAAAATGGCAAGTTGCGCTTGTCTCTTGGACTTTTTGCGCCAGATACCATTACCAGTCTAGGAAAAACAGGTGAAGACTACCACAAGAACGAAGACATCTTCTTTACAGGTTATCAAGGGGATCCAACGGCTCAAAAACCAGGAGATAAAGAGTGGTATGGAATTGCCAATTTAGTTGCGGACCGCACTCCAGCAGTAGGACGCACCTTCACTACCTCTTTTAATACAGGTCATGGTAGAAAGTGGTTTGTAGATGGCAAAGTTTCTAAGGATTCTGAATGGAACTACCGTTCTGTTTCAGGTGTCTTGCCAACATGGCGCTGGTGGCAGACTTCAACGGGTGAAAAACTCCGTGCAGAATATGACTTTACAGATGCTTATAATGGCGGAAACTCTCTTAAATTCTCAGGTGATGTAGCTGGTAAGACGGACCAAGATGTGAATTTGTATTCTACTAAACTAGAAGTAACGGAGAAAACCAAACTTCGGGTTGCCCACAAGGGAGGAAAAGGCTCCAAAGTTTATATGGCCTTTTCTACGACTCCAGACTACAAATTTGAGGATGCAGCTGCATGGAAAGAACTGACTCTCTCTGATGACTGGAAGAATGAAGAATTTGACCTTAGCTCACTGGCAGGTAAAACCATCTATGCAGTTAAACTCTTCTTCGAACATGAAGGTGCTGTAAAAGATTATCAGTTCAACCTAGGACAATTAACGATCACGGACAATCACCAAGCGCCACAAGCACCTACAGGTCTCTCAGTAGTGAAACAGTCTCTTAAGAATGCTCAAGAAGCTGAAGCAGTTGTTCAATTTACGGGTAACCAAGATGCAGATTTCTATGAAGTCTACGAAAAAGACGGTGACAACTGGCGCTTATTGACAGGTTCATCTGCTTCAACCATCTACTTGCCAAAAGTTAGCCGTTCTGCTAATGCCACTGGTACGACTCAAGAATTGAAAGTCGTTGCAGTTGGTAAAAATGGACTCCGTTCTGAGGCTGCAACTGCGTCATTCAACTGGGGCATGACTGTTCAGGATACAACTCTCCCAAGACCTTTGGCTGAAAATATTGTTCCAGGGGCAACAGTTATCGGTAGCACTTTCCCCAATACTGAAGGCGGGGAAGGCATCGAAGGCATGTTGAACGGTACGATTACAAGTCTGTCAGACAAGTGGTCTTCAGGACAATTGAGCGGTAGTGTCGATATTCGTTTGACTCAACCACGTCGTGTTGTCAGATGGGTAATGGATCATGCGGGAGCTGGTGGTGAGTCTGTTAACGATGGTCTGATGAATACCAAGGACTTTGATCTTTATTACAAGGATACAGATGGCGAGTGGAAACTAGCTAAGGAAGTCCGTGGCAATAAAGCGCACGTGACGGATATCACTCTTGATAAACCAATCACTGCCCAAGACTGGCGTTTGCATGTCATTACATCTGATAACGGAACACCTTGGAAGGCCATTCGTATCTACAACTGGAAGATGTACGAAACCTTGGACACAGAAAGTCAAAATATTCCAATGGCTAAGGTAGCTGCTCGTTCACTTGGAAACCACCAAGTTCAACTAGGCTTCTCTGATGTTCCAGCAGGTGCGACCATCACCGTTTACGACAAGGCAGATTCACAAACACCAATTGCAACCTTGAAGACTGAAACTGGTGGCGATTTGGCAACAGCACCATTGGCCTTTGACAAACAACCAAATCTCCTCTATTATCGTACCCAACTACCTGGCAAAGAAATCAGTAACACCTTGGCTGTAGCGATTCCACAGGATGAAAGAAAAATTGCTGCAGTTAGTCTCGAAAAAGGACCTAAGAAGACGGTTTATAAAGAGGGAGAAAAACTGGACCTAAGAGGCGGAACACTCCGTGTTCAATACGAAGGGGGACAAGCCGATGAGCTGATTAACCTTACTCACTCAGGTGTGACGGTATCTGGATACGATGCTCATCAAAAAGGGGAACAAAACCTAACACTTCAATACCTTGGTTTACCAGTGTCAGGTGATCTGAAAGTCCAAGTGACAGGACAGGATGAAGGAAAACCAAAAGAAGTAGCAGGTTTGTACATTACGAAGAAACCAAAAACAGACTATCTAGTAGGGGATCAACTGGATCTTTCTGAAGGTCGCTTCGGTGTCCTCTATGATGATGAGACGGAAGAAAGTCATGCCTTTACGGATCAAGGTGTTGAAATCACGGGCTATGATGCTCAGAAGACTGGACGACAAACCTTGACCCTGCATTACAAGGGACACACTGCTGAGTTCGATGTCTTGGTTTCTCCAAAAGCAGCTGTCAACGATGAGTACCTCAAACAAGAAATCACTGCTGCCCAAGGTCGCCAGTCAACCCTTGCCTATACCTTCTCAAGTGAGAACAAACAAGCTGTACTAGTAGAGAAACTTAATGCAGCGAAAGCTGTTGCAGAAAACCATGATGCCAGTCAAGAAGAAGTCAACAAAGCCTTGAATGAATTGAAACAAGCTGGAGCGGACTTGGATGGAAATCAACGTTATCAAACTGCTAGAGAAGAATTGGAAGGCTTGCTCGAGTCCGTCCGTGAAAAAGATTCTCAAGATGAGTTGATTGCCCAAGCTGAAGCTTTGTTGTCTTCACAAACACCAACTCCACAAGCTTTTTCGGACATGAAAGAAAAGTTGAATAAGAAACTAGCACCAGCAGAAGAAAGCAATCATGTTGGAAGCATGGATCCAAATGAAGTGGCTCCAACAGTTGAAGCCCTCCCTGAACTAGTTATTGAAACTGAAACAACAGCCTTTGAACGTCAGGAGCGACCAAACGCTGAGCTTCTCAAAGGACGACGCCAGCTAGTTCAAGCAGGAGCGGAAGGCCAAGTTCGTCGTCTAGTAGAAGTAGATGCCCAAGGCAAACGCATCCTTCGTTCAACTGAAGTTCTCAAGGAAGCCCTCCCAGAAATCACAGAAGTTGGAACAAAAGTTTTGTCAAGTAACCAACCGGCTGAGGGAGTAAAAGACCTAGTTTTAGAAATTTCGAAACTAGAAATTGAAGAGGATACAGTAGCCTTCGAACGTCAAGAGCGACCAAATGCAAGCCTTCTGAAAGGTCAACGTCAGCTAGTTCAAGCAGGAGCGGAAGGCCAAGTTCGTCACTTTGTAGAGGTGGATGCCCAAGGCAAACGCACCCTTCGTTCAACTGAAGTTCTCAAGGAAGCTGTCCCAGAAATCACAGAAGTTGGAACAAAAGAAGAGCTAGACTCACAAACAACAGACCAAGCGTCTTTAGCAGCATCGGTAAAAGTTGAAAAGTCAACAAATCAACTGCCAAATACTGGTGTAGAAACAGATGCCAGTCTAGTAGCTATGGGACTTTTCGGAGCAATGAGTGCATATGGCTTGCTTGCTAGAAAGAAGAAAGAAGACTAA
- a CDS encoding phosphoglycerate kinase — protein sequence MAKLTVKDVDLKGKKVLVRVDFNVPVKDGVITNDNRITAALPTIKYILEQGGRAILFSHLGRVKEEADKEGKSLAPVAADLAAKLGQDVAFLPGVTRGAELEAAINALEDGQVLLVENTRFEDVDGKKESKNDPELGKYWASLGDGIFVNDAFGTAHRAHASNVGISANVEKAVAGFLLENEIAYIQEAVEAPERPFVAILGGSKVSDKIGVIENLLEKADKVLIGGGMTYTFYKAQGIEIGNSLVEEDKLDVAKALLEKANGKLILPVDSKEANAFADYTEVKDTEGEAVDPGFLGLDIGPKSIAKFDEALTGAKTVVWNGPMGVFENPDFQTGTIGVMDAIVKQPGVKSIIGGGDSAAAAINLGRADKFSWISTGGGASMELLEGKVLPGLAALTEK from the coding sequence ATGGCAAAATTGACTGTTAAAGACGTTGACTTGAAAGGGAAAAAAGTTCTCGTTCGTGTTGACTTCAACGTACCTGTTAAAGATGGCGTGATTACCAATGACAACCGTATCACTGCAGCTCTTCCAACTATCAAGTACATTCTTGAACAAGGTGGACGTGCAATCCTCTTCTCTCACCTTGGACGTGTAAAAGAAGAAGCAGACAAAGAAGGTAAATCACTTGCTCCTGTAGCTGCTGACTTGGCAGCTAAATTGGGTCAAGACGTTGCTTTCCTTCCAGGTGTCACTCGTGGTGCTGAATTGGAAGCTGCGATCAACGCTCTTGAAGATGGACAAGTTCTCTTGGTTGAAAACACTCGTTTCGAAGATGTTGACGGCAAGAAAGAATCTAAAAACGATCCTGAACTTGGTAAATATTGGGCATCACTTGGAGATGGTATCTTCGTAAACGATGCATTCGGTACAGCTCACCGTGCACACGCATCTAACGTTGGTATCTCAGCAAACGTTGAAAAAGCAGTTGCTGGATTCCTTCTTGAAAACGAGATTGCCTACATCCAAGAAGCTGTTGAAGCTCCAGAACGTCCATTCGTAGCAATCCTTGGTGGTTCAAAAGTTTCAGACAAGATCGGTGTTATCGAAAACTTGCTTGAAAAAGCTGATAAAGTCCTTATCGGTGGTGGGATGACTTACACATTCTACAAAGCACAAGGTATCGAAATCGGTAACTCACTTGTAGAAGAAGACAAATTGGATGTTGCGAAAGCTCTTCTTGAAAAAGCAAACGGTAAATTGATCTTGCCAGTTGACTCAAAAGAAGCAAACGCATTTGCTGACTACACTGAAGTAAAAGACACTGAAGGTGAAGCAGTTGATCCAGGCTTCCTTGGTTTGGACATCGGTCCAAAATCTATCGCTAAATTTGACGAAGCCTTGACTGGTGCGAAAACTGTTGTCTGGAACGGACCTATGGGTGTATTTGAAAACCCTGACTTCCAAACTGGAACAATCGGTGTGATGGACGCTATTGTGAAACAACCAGGCGTGAAATCAATCATCGGTGGTGGTGACTCAGCTGCAGCAGCGATCAACCTTGGTCGCGCAGACAAGTTCTCATGGATCTCTACTGGTGGTGGAGCATCAATGGAACTCCTTGAAGGTAAAGTATTGCCTGGATTGGCAGCACTTACAGAAAAATAA
- a CDS encoding FUSC family protein, with product MGYFKKYKFDKSQFKLGLRTFKTGIAVFLVLLIFGFFGWKGLQIGALTAVFSLRESFDKSVHFGTSRILGNSIGGFYALVFFLLNTLFQEAFWVTLLIVPICTMLTIMTNVAMNNKAGVIGGVSAMLIITLSIPSGETILYVFARVFETFMGVFVAILVNYDIDRFRNLLEKKRK from the coding sequence ATGGGTTATTTTAAAAAATATAAATTTGATAAGTCACAGTTCAAGCTTGGTCTACGAACCTTTAAAACCGGAATTGCTGTTTTTTTAGTTCTCTTGATTTTTGGATTTTTTGGTTGGAAGGGACTTCAAATTGGGGCTTTGACAGCAGTCTTTAGTTTGAGAGAAAGCTTTGACAAGAGTGTTCATTTTGGGACATCACGCATTCTAGGAAACAGTATCGGAGGTTTCTACGCCCTTGTTTTCTTCCTTTTAAACACTCTATTTCAAGAAGCCTTTTGGGTGACCTTGCTGATCGTTCCAATCTGCACCATGTTAACCATTATGACAAATGTCGCCATGAATAATAAGGCGGGAGTTATCGGCGGAGTTTCGGCAATGTTGATTATTACCCTATCGATACCGAGCGGGGAGACAATTTTGTACGTGTTTGCTCGTGTATTTGAAACTTTTATGGGTGTTTTTGTGGCAATACTCGTAAATTATGATATTGATCGTTTCAGAAATCTTTTAGAGAAAAAAAGAAAATAA
- the glnR gene encoding transcriptional repressor GlnR, whose product MKEKEFRRNMAVFPIGSVMKLTDLSARQIRYYEDQELIKPDRNEGNRRMYSLNDMDRLLEIKDYISEGFNIAAIKKKYAEREAKSKKAVSPTEVRRALHNELLQQGRFASAQSPFGRG is encoded by the coding sequence ATGAAGGAAAAAGAATTTCGTCGAAATATGGCTGTTTTTCCTATCGGTAGTGTGATGAAGTTGACCGATCTATCGGCGCGCCAGATTCGTTATTATGAAGATCAAGAGTTGATAAAGCCTGATCGAAACGAAGGGAACCGTCGTATGTATTCTTTGAATGACATGGATCGATTGCTTGAGATCAAAGATTATATCTCTGAAGGTTTCAATATTGCTGCCATTAAGAAGAAATACGCTGAGCGTGAGGCGAAATCCAAGAAAGCAGTGAGCCCAACGGAGGTGCGTCGTGCGCTTCATAATGAGCTCCTCCAACAAGGACGCTTTGCTTCAGCGCAGTCACCTTTTGGTCGCGGTTAG